One genomic region from Vicinamibacteria bacterium encodes:
- a CDS encoding AAA family ATPase, with protein sequence LQVMDHAALTDNTGRKADFRQAILIMTSNAGSREMDALSIGFASDRARDAPSRAKKAIERLFSPEFRNRLDGIITFDALSEEVMETIVEKFILELEAQLRERRVAFTLLPEARAYLAKKGYDPMYGARPLARLIQTDVRDPLTDEILFGELEHGGTVTIGYDGEKLSFAFDAPKVPAETDTDASLPAG encoded by the coding sequence GCTCCAGGTCATGGACCATGCCGCTCTGACGGACAATACCGGCCGGAAAGCCGACTTCCGTCAAGCGATCTTGATCATGACCTCCAACGCGGGATCGCGAGAGATGGACGCGCTTTCGATTGGCTTTGCCAGCGACCGGGCCCGGGATGCTCCGTCTCGCGCCAAGAAGGCAATCGAGCGCCTGTTCAGCCCGGAGTTTCGAAACCGGCTCGACGGCATCATTACTTTCGACGCCCTGAGCGAGGAAGTCATGGAGACCATTGTCGAGAAGTTCATCCTCGAGCTCGAGGCCCAGCTTCGCGAGCGGCGGGTCGCCTTCACGCTCCTTCCCGAGGCGCGGGCCTACTTGGCCAAGAAGGGCTACGATCCAATGTACGGCGCGAGACCTCTGGCCCGGCTCATCCAAACCGACGTGCGTGATCCCTTGACCGACGAGATCCTGTTCGGAGAGCTGGAGCACGGCGGCACCGTAACCATCGGTTACGACGGTGAGAAACTTTCGTTTGCTTTCGACGCACCGAAGGTTCCCGCCGAGACGGACACCGATGCCAGTCTACCTGCTGGGTAA
- the aat gene encoding leucyl/phenylalanyl-tRNA--protein transferase translates to MPVYLLGNEIVFPPADHAEQGLLAVGGDLSPERLLAAYSGGIFPWYSDRDPILWHSPDPRFVLTAETLRIPKRLRRRLNANPFRLTMDSAFGEVIARCARARRPGQRGTWITAEMSRAYTELHRLGFAHSVEAWSDRVLVGGLYGVSLGGAFFGESMFATSPDASKIAFVMLVQQLERWGIALIDCQIETGHLARFGAVAWPRDRYLRELEAALSKPTRRGRWEWDWAPHDS, encoded by the coding sequence ATGCCAGTCTACCTGCTGGGTAACGAGATCGTCTTTCCCCCCGCGGATCACGCCGAGCAGGGACTTCTCGCCGTGGGTGGCGATCTCTCGCCCGAACGCTTGCTTGCCGCGTACTCCGGCGGCATCTTTCCCTGGTACTCGGACCGCGATCCGATTCTCTGGCACTCACCCGATCCCCGTTTCGTTTTGACGGCCGAGACCCTGCGGATTCCGAAGCGCCTGCGAAGGCGGCTCAACGCGAATCCTTTCCGTCTGACGATGGATTCCGCGTTCGGGGAGGTCATCGCTCGCTGTGCTCGAGCCAGAAGGCCCGGACAGCGAGGGACTTGGATCACGGCCGAGATGTCGCGTGCCTACACCGAGCTACACCGCCTCGGGTTCGCCCATTCGGTAGAGGCCTGGTCCGACCGGGTGCTCGTTGGCGGGCTGTACGGTGTGTCTCTTGGAGGCGCCTTCTTCGGCGAATCGATGTTCGCCACGAGTCCAGACGCCTCGAAAATTGCCTTCGTGATGCTCGTGCAGCAGCTCGAGCGTTGGGGTATCGCCCTCATCGATTGCCAGATCGAAACCGGACATCTGGCACGATTCGGCGCCGTAGCCTGGCCCCGCGATCGCTACCTGAGGGAGCTCGA